Proteins from one Halopseudomonas pelagia genomic window:
- the nqrM gene encoding (Na+)-NQR maturation NqrM, with amino-acid sequence MVWVLAFSLMVLVVVGMSVGVMMGRKPIAGSCGGIGATGVEKSCGICGGDVTKCEEASTNAGVEPRKAKDLSYDATKVD; translated from the coding sequence ATGGTTTGGGTTCTGGCATTTTCATTGATGGTGCTGGTGGTTGTCGGCATGTCGGTTGGGGTCATGATGGGCCGTAAACCTATCGCAGGCTCCTGTGGCGGTATCGGTGCTACAGGTGTAGAGAAGTCCTGCGGTATTTGCGGCGGTGATGTCACCAAGTGCGAGGAAGCCAGCACCAATGCTGGTGTGGAGCCGCGCAAGGCTAAAGATCTGAGCTACGACGCGACCAAGGTCGACTAG
- a CDS encoding FAD:protein FMN transferase, which yields MTGSTMGSTYSIKWVSAEGTPATETLHEEIETLLSNFDSEVSTWREDSDLAQFNAMPADSCREMPASVLELVGLGHILAEESSGDFDLTLGPLLQLWGFHGGDGGQVVPDAEELQAVLLTVGQQNLRVEGKQLCKSANVQVDVSAIAAGYMVDKVVDHLLARGINSYMVEITGELKAAGMKPGQTHWKIAIEEPRDDERMAHLIVKLDGQAVSTSGDYRNYFEYEGKRYSHTFDPRSGRPVMHELAAVTVLHNSAAKADGLSTVLLVKGPEKGWEFALEHDVAALFVLRDGTQFVSRPTPSFTALTQSEE from the coding sequence GTGACCGGCTCCACTATGGGCAGTACCTACTCGATCAAGTGGGTGAGTGCCGAAGGCACGCCGGCAACAGAGACCTTGCACGAAGAAATCGAAACCTTGCTCAGCAATTTTGACAGCGAGGTATCGACCTGGCGCGAGGACTCTGATCTGGCACAGTTCAATGCCATGCCTGCTGACAGCTGCAGAGAGATGCCTGCATCGGTGCTGGAGTTGGTCGGCCTGGGGCATATACTGGCTGAAGAGAGCTCGGGTGACTTTGACCTGACGCTCGGGCCGCTGCTGCAGCTCTGGGGTTTTCATGGCGGTGACGGTGGGCAGGTTGTTCCTGATGCCGAGGAATTGCAGGCGGTTTTGCTGACAGTCGGGCAGCAGAATTTACGCGTTGAGGGCAAGCAGTTATGCAAGTCTGCCAACGTGCAGGTCGATGTCAGCGCCATTGCTGCAGGGTATATGGTCGATAAGGTGGTTGATCATCTGCTGGCACGTGGTATCAATAGCTATATGGTGGAAATTACCGGCGAGCTGAAGGCGGCCGGCATGAAACCTGGACAGACACACTGGAAAATTGCCATTGAAGAGCCGCGGGATGACGAAAGGATGGCACATCTGATCGTCAAGCTGGACGGTCAGGCGGTATCCACTTCAGGCGATTACCGGAATTATTTCGAATATGAGGGTAAGCGTTACTCGCATACCTTCGATCCGCGTAGCGGCAGGCCGGTGATGCATGAGCTGGCGGCGGTGACCGTTTTGCACAACTCGGCGGCCAAAGCCGATGGGTTGTCGACAGTTTTGTTGGTTAAAGGCCCGGAAAAGGGTTGGGAGTTCGCACTGGAACATGACGTAGCCGCGCTGTTCGTGCTGCGCGATGGTACGCAGTTTGTGTCCAGGCCCACTCCCTCATTCACAGCTCTGACGCAGAGCGAGGAGTAG
- the nqrF gene encoding NADH:ubiquinone reductase (Na(+)-transporting) subunit F, whose protein sequence is MNMEIYLGVGMFTAIVLTLVSVILIARAKLVSSGDVAIEINGERTVNVAAGSKLLNTLSANGIFLSSACGGGGTCAQCKCIVEEGGGEMLPTEESHFTKREAKEGWRLSCQVPVKQDMKIEVPEEVFGVKKWECTVEANPNVATFIKELTLKLPEGENVDFRAGGYVQLECPPHTVNYKDFDIQPEFRGDWDKFDMWRFVSKVDETVIRAYSMANYPEERGVVKFNLRVASPPPGRDDLPPGKMSSWCFALKPGDKVTVYGPFGEFFAKDTDAEMVFVGGGAGMAPMRSHIFDQLGRIKTKRKISFWYGARSLREAFYVEEFDKLAEENENFEWHLALSDPLPEDNWEGPTGFIHNVLLENYLKDHPAPEDCEYYMCGPPMMNASVIKMLQDMGVEPENIMLDDFGG, encoded by the coding sequence ATGAACATGGAAATTTATTTGGGCGTAGGCATGTTTACCGCGATCGTTCTGACGCTGGTATCCGTGATCCTGATCGCCCGTGCAAAGCTCGTCAGCAGTGGCGATGTAGCTATCGAAATCAATGGTGAACGCACCGTTAACGTGGCTGCCGGCAGTAAACTGCTGAATACGCTGTCTGCCAACGGTATCTTCCTGTCTTCCGCCTGCGGTGGCGGCGGTACCTGCGCGCAGTGCAAGTGCATCGTCGAAGAGGGCGGCGGTGAAATGCTGCCCACCGAGGAGAGTCACTTCACCAAGCGTGAAGCGAAGGAAGGCTGGCGCCTGTCTTGCCAGGTTCCGGTCAAGCAGGATATGAAGATCGAAGTGCCAGAAGAAGTGTTCGGCGTGAAGAAGTGGGAATGCACCGTAGAGGCCAACCCCAACGTCGCAACCTTTATCAAGGAGCTGACGCTGAAGTTGCCGGAAGGCGAGAACGTCGATTTCCGCGCTGGGGGTTATGTGCAGCTGGAATGCCCACCGCATACCGTGAACTACAAGGATTTCGACATTCAGCCGGAATTCCGTGGTGACTGGGACAAGTTCGACATGTGGCGTTTTGTCTCCAAGGTGGATGAGACTGTCATTCGCGCCTATTCGATGGCCAACTATCCGGAAGAGCGCGGCGTGGTCAAGTTCAACCTGCGTGTGGCTTCACCGCCTCCAGGCCGTGACGACCTGCCACCGGGCAAGATGTCCTCCTGGTGTTTTGCGCTCAAGCCCGGTGACAAGGTCACGGTGTACGGTCCCTTTGGTGAGTTCTTTGCCAAGGATACCGATGCCGAGATGGTCTTCGTTGGCGGCGGTGCCGGTATGGCGCCGATGCGCTCGCACATCTTCGACCAGTTGGGCCGGATCAAGACCAAGCGCAAGATCAGCTTCTGGTACGGCGCTCGCTCGCTGCGTGAAGCTTTCTATGTCGAGGAATTCGACAAGCTGGCGGAAGAGAACGAGAACTTCGAGTGGCATCTGGCGCTGTCCGATCCGCTGCCGGAAGACAACTGGGAAGGCCCAACGGGCTTTATCCACAACGTGCTACTGGAGAATTACCTCAAGGACCATCCTGCGCCAGAGGATTGCGAGTACTACATGTGTGGGCCGCCGATGATGAACGCCTCGGTGATCAAGATGCTGCAGGACATGGGTGTAGAGCCAGAAAATATCATGCTTGATGATTTTGGCGGCTAG
- the nqrE gene encoding NADH:ubiquinone reductase (Na(+)-transporting) subunit E, protein MEHYISLLVRAIFVENMALAFFLGMCTFIAISKKVQTAIGLGIAVIVVLTITVPANNLIYTYLLKDGALAWAGLPNVDLSFLGLLSYIGVIAAIVQILEMLLDKFVPALYNALGVFLPLITVNCAIMGAALFMVERDYNLGESVAYGFGAGTGWALAIVALAGIREKLKYSDVPDGLRGLGITFITVGLMSLGFMSFSGVQL, encoded by the coding sequence ATTGAACATTATATCAGCCTGCTGGTTCGGGCTATTTTCGTTGAAAACATGGCATTGGCCTTCTTCCTGGGCATGTGTACCTTTATCGCCATTTCGAAAAAGGTACAGACGGCTATCGGTCTGGGTATTGCTGTCATCGTGGTGCTGACCATCACGGTGCCGGCGAACAACCTGATCTATACCTACCTGCTCAAGGACGGTGCTCTGGCCTGGGCTGGCTTGCCCAATGTCGATCTGAGCTTCCTCGGTCTGCTCAGCTATATCGGTGTGATTGCCGCTATCGTGCAGATCTTGGAGATGCTGCTCGACAAGTTCGTGCCGGCACTTTACAACGCTCTGGGTGTATTTTTGCCGCTGATCACTGTGAACTGCGCCATCATGGGCGCGGCCTTGTTCATGGTCGAGCGCGATTACAACCTGGGTGAAAGTGTGGCTTACGGGTTTGGCGCCGGTACTGGCTGGGCACTGGCTATCGTTGCCCTGGCGGGTATCCGCGAGAAGCTCAAATACAGTGATGTTCCAGATGGCTTACGCGGTCTGGGTATCACGTTCATCACCGTGGGTCTGATGTCCCTCGGTTTCATGTCGTTTTCCGGCGTGCAACTGTAA
- a CDS encoding NADH:ubiquinone reductase (Na(+)-transporting) subunit D, which produces MAKASAKQVLFDPIFSNNPIALQILGICSALAVTTSLNVTMVMCLALTSVTALSNLFISVIRNQIPSSIRMIVQMVIIASLVIVVDQVLKAYAYDISKQLSVFVGLIITNCIVMGRAEAFAMQNPPHMSFLDGIGNGLGYSFILIVVATVRELLGAGKLFGIEILPVVNEGGWYQPNGLLLLPPSAFFIIGLIIWGLRSWKTEQVEEPDFKMAPQSRALKEAM; this is translated from the coding sequence ATGGCTAAAGCAAGCGCCAAACAGGTGCTGTTCGATCCTATCTTCAGTAACAACCCGATCGCTTTGCAGATTCTGGGTATCTGTTCTGCATTGGCAGTGACCACCAGCCTGAATGTCACCATGGTGATGTGTCTGGCACTGACCTCGGTAACGGCACTGTCGAACCTGTTCATTTCGGTGATTCGCAATCAGATCCCCAGTTCGATCCGTATGATCGTACAAATGGTGATCATTGCCTCGCTGGTCATCGTGGTTGACCAGGTGCTCAAGGCTTATGCCTATGACATCAGCAAGCAGCTGTCTGTATTCGTTGGCTTGATCATTACCAACTGTATCGTGATGGGTCGTGCAGAAGCCTTTGCCATGCAGAACCCGCCGCATATGAGCTTTCTGGATGGCATCGGTAACGGTCTGGGTTACAGCTTCATCCTGATCGTCGTAGCTACTGTTCGGGAGTTGCTCGGTGCCGGCAAGCTGTTTGGTATCGAGATCCTGCCGGTAGTGAATGAAGGTGGTTGGTATCAACCCAATGGTTTGTTGCTACTGCCGCCCTCGGCATTCTTCATTATCGGTCTGATCATCTGGGGCCTGCGCTCCTGGAAAACCGAGCAGGTTGAAGAGCCCGATTTCAAGATGGCTCCGCAAAGCCGCGCATTGAAGGAGGCTATGTAA
- a CDS encoding Na(+)-translocating NADH-quinone reductase subunit C, which produces MSSKKETVSRTIIVALLVCLVCSVVVSAAAVALKPVQITNQLLDKKRNILSIAGLLEEGGDVEAQFEQVTARLVDLRTGEFSDEMDPLTYDQQQAAKNPEMSKRLEPSEDIASIRRREDFATVYMVENEGGIETMILPIHGYGLWSTLYGFIALEGDLKTVVGLGFYQHAETPGLGGEVDNPNWRQQWSGKVVYDDDGEVAVTVVKGSVDSSNPDAEHQVDGLAGATLTSRGVQALVRFWLGENGFGPFLENIDAGEA; this is translated from the coding sequence ATGTCCAGTAAAAAAGAAACAGTCAGCCGCACGATTATCGTTGCGCTGCTGGTCTGCCTGGTGTGCTCGGTGGTGGTATCCGCTGCCGCTGTCGCGCTCAAGCCGGTGCAGATCACCAACCAACTGCTCGACAAAAAACGCAACATTCTGTCCATCGCTGGTTTGCTGGAAGAAGGTGGCGATGTAGAAGCCCAGTTCGAGCAGGTGACCGCACGTCTGGTTGATCTGCGGACCGGTGAGTTCAGTGACGAAATGGACCCGCTGACCTATGACCAGCAACAGGCGGCGAAGAATCCGGAGATGTCGAAACGCCTGGAGCCTTCTGAAGATATCGCCAGCATCCGTCGACGTGAAGATTTCGCCACTGTTTATATGGTCGAAAATGAAGGCGGGATTGAAACCATGATCCTGCCAATTCATGGCTATGGCTTGTGGTCTACCTTGTACGGCTTTATCGCGCTGGAAGGTGATCTGAAGACGGTAGTCGGTCTGGGCTTCTATCAGCACGCTGAGACCCCCGGTCTCGGTGGTGAAGTGGATAACCCCAACTGGCGTCAGCAATGGTCCGGCAAAGTCGTTTATGACGACGATGGCGAAGTCGCCGTGACTGTCGTCAAAGGCAGCGTGGACAGCAGCAACCCCGACGCAGAACACCAGGTTGACGGGTTGGCCGGTGCGACGCTGACCAGCCGTGGTGTGCAGGCGCTGGTGCGTTTCTGGCTAGGTGAGAATGGCTTTGGTCCATTCCTCGAGAACATTGATGCAGGGGAGGCTTAA
- a CDS encoding NADH:ubiquinone reductase (Na(+)-transporting) subunit B has product MGLRTFLDKIEHNFEKGGKHEKFYALYEAVDTFFYRPGSVTRTTAHVRDGLDLKRMMITVWLCTFPVIFYGMYNIGFQANSIYAANPELLDAQESWRIGLIAMFAGFDAGSLWDNFVHGAAYFLPVYAVTFIVGGFWEVLFASIRKHEVNEGFFVTSILFALILPPDIPLWQVALGISFGIVIGKEVFGGTGKNFLNPALTGRAFLFFAYPAEISGDAVWTAVDGYAGATALSLAASGGVDAIINGGITWMDAFIGNIHGSMGEVSTLAIFLGGAVLLTTKIANWRIVAGVMLGMIAMSLLFNAIGSDTNPMFAMPWYWHMVVGGFAFGMIYMATDPVSASMTNQGKWIFGALIGVMVLLIRVVNPAFPEGMMLAILFANLFAPLIDHFVVQANIKRRLARHVQ; this is encoded by the coding sequence ATGGGTTTGCGTACATTTTTGGACAAGATCGAACATAACTTCGAGAAGGGCGGCAAGCACGAAAAGTTCTACGCCCTGTACGAAGCGGTCGATACTTTCTTCTACCGTCCAGGTAGCGTGACCAGAACCACCGCACACGTGCGCGATGGCCTCGACCTGAAGCGGATGATGATTACTGTGTGGCTGTGTACCTTCCCGGTGATTTTTTACGGGATGTACAACATCGGCTTCCAGGCCAACAGCATCTATGCGGCCAACCCTGAGCTGCTGGATGCCCAGGAAAGCTGGCGCATTGGTCTGATCGCGATGTTTGCCGGGTTTGATGCAGGGAGCCTGTGGGACAACTTTGTTCACGGCGCTGCCTACTTCCTGCCGGTCTATGCGGTGACCTTTATTGTGGGTGGTTTCTGGGAAGTGCTGTTCGCTTCCATCCGCAAGCACGAAGTCAACGAAGGCTTCTTTGTTACTTCGATCCTGTTTGCGCTGATTCTACCGCCGGATATCCCCTTGTGGCAGGTTGCCTTGGGTATCAGCTTCGGTATCGTGATCGGCAAGGAAGTGTTTGGTGGTACCGGCAAGAACTTCCTTAATCCGGCGCTGACCGGTCGTGCCTTCCTGTTCTTTGCCTATCCGGCGGAGATTTCGGGTGATGCGGTCTGGACTGCGGTTGACGGTTATGCCGGCGCTACGGCTCTGAGCCTGGCGGCTTCCGGTGGTGTCGATGCAATCATCAACGGCGGCATTACCTGGATGGATGCCTTCATCGGCAATATCCACGGTTCCATGGGTGAAGTCTCTACCCTGGCGATTTTCCTGGGTGGCGCGGTATTGCTGACTACCAAGATTGCCAACTGGCGGATTGTCGCCGGTGTCATGCTTGGCATGATTGCGATGAGCCTGCTGTTCAACGCCATAGGTTCGGACACCAATCCGATGTTCGCCATGCCGTGGTACTGGCACATGGTGGTCGGTGGTTTTGCCTTCGGCATGATCTATATGGCGACGGATCCTGTATCAGCGTCGATGACCAACCAGGGCAAATGGATATTCGGGGCGCTGATCGGTGTGATGGTATTGCTGATTCGCGTGGTCAACCCGGCGTTCCCAGAGGGCATGATGCTGGCTATTCTGTTCGCCAACCTCTTTGCTCCCCTGATCGACCATTTTGTCGTCCAGGCCAATATCAAGCGGAGGCTCGCACGTCATGTCCAGTAA
- a CDS encoding Na(+)-translocating NADH-quinone reductase subunit A, translating to MIKIKRGLDLPITGSPEQTIEDARPARSVAIVGFDYHGMKPTMEVQEGDRVKLGQILFSDKKTPGVIYTAPAAGVVSAVNRGEKRVLQSVVIDVDGDEFVSFDTHDAASLGSLEPQKVREQLIQSGLWTALRTRPYSKTPAVDSEPHSIFVTAIDTNPLAADPAVVLKEYATDFENGLKVLARLGNIWLCKADGVSIPGENLDGVRSESFAGPHPAGLPGTHIHLLDPVNETKTVWQINYQDVVAIGKLFTDGKLWTERVVALGGPQVERPRLLRTRLGASLDELTAGELKQGTNRVISGSVFGGRNAQGPVGYLGRFHSQISVLAEGSERQMLHYLRAGVDKHSVLNIFVSKLKSSKLFNFTTTTNGSPRAMVPLGNYEMVMPLDILPTQLLRYLIVGDTEMAQKLGCLELDEEDLALCSYVCAGKYEYGPILRDNLARIEKEG from the coding sequence ATGATAAAAATCAAACGGGGCTTGGATCTGCCAATCACCGGCTCCCCCGAGCAGACGATCGAAGATGCACGCCCCGCGCGTAGCGTTGCGATTGTCGGCTTCGACTACCATGGTATGAAACCGACCATGGAAGTGCAGGAGGGGGACCGGGTCAAACTTGGCCAGATCCTGTTCAGCGACAAAAAAACACCTGGCGTGATTTATACCGCCCCGGCGGCTGGCGTAGTCAGTGCGGTCAATCGTGGTGAAAAGCGCGTTCTGCAATCAGTGGTTATTGATGTGGATGGTGACGAGTTTGTCAGCTTCGACACCCATGACGCCGCTTCTCTAGGATCTCTGGAACCGCAAAAGGTTCGCGAGCAGTTGATTCAGTCCGGGCTCTGGACCGCGTTGCGGACTCGTCCTTACAGCAAGACGCCCGCGGTAGACAGCGAGCCGCATTCGATCTTCGTTACTGCCATCGATACCAATCCTCTGGCTGCGGATCCGGCGGTCGTGCTCAAGGAGTACGCGACTGATTTCGAGAATGGTCTGAAGGTGTTGGCGCGGCTGGGCAATATCTGGTTGTGCAAGGCTGACGGCGTCAGCATCCCTGGCGAGAACCTGGATGGCGTGCGCAGCGAGAGCTTCGCTGGCCCGCATCCTGCTGGTTTGCCAGGCACGCACATCCACTTGCTCGACCCGGTCAATGAAACCAAGACGGTCTGGCAAATCAACTACCAGGACGTGGTTGCGATCGGCAAGCTGTTTACCGATGGCAAGCTGTGGACCGAGCGCGTTGTTGCGCTGGGCGGCCCGCAGGTTGAGCGGCCGCGTCTGCTCAGAACTCGACTGGGTGCGAGCCTGGATGAATTGACCGCAGGCGAGCTGAAGCAGGGCACCAATCGCGTCATTTCCGGCTCGGTATTTGGTGGTCGTAACGCTCAGGGCCCGGTCGGCTACCTGGGTCGCTTCCATTCGCAGATTTCTGTACTGGCTGAAGGTAGCGAGCGGCAGATGCTGCACTACCTGCGCGCCGGTGTAGACAAGCATTCGGTACTGAACATATTTGTCTCCAAGCTCAAATCGAGCAAGTTGTTCAACTTCACTACAACAACCAATGGCAGCCCGCGGGCAATGGTTCCCCTGGGGAACTACGAAATGGTCATGCCGCTGGATATTTTGCCCACGCAACTCTTGCGCTACCTGATCGTTGGCGACACCGAGATGGCTCAGAAACTGGGTTGTCTGGAGCTGGACGAAGAAGATCTGGCTTTGTGCAGCTACGTGTGTGCTGGCAAATACGAGTATGGCCCGATTCTGCGCGATAACCTCGCCCGAATCGAGAAGGAGGGTTAA
- a CDS encoding chalcone isomerase family protein produces MLRVAIITLLCALPLIGNADEKRLEQASFPVQLTVDGEQLVLRNASVLNYLFVDVYSAALLAPVDEPLADIVESRRPLHLELFYYREIDRSDVIKAAWVALERQYDQAQLDSLRPGIDQLHATFTDIQPQDRYSLTLDRNQALSLKYNGKEIFQSDDAELARAYVGIWLREDGLSDKLRKRLLAER; encoded by the coding sequence ATGTTGAGAGTCGCTATCATTACCCTGTTGTGCGCCCTCCCGCTTATCGGCAATGCAGACGAGAAACGGCTGGAGCAAGCCAGCTTCCCCGTCCAGCTAACGGTCGACGGTGAGCAACTGGTGCTGCGTAATGCCAGCGTGTTGAACTACCTGTTTGTGGACGTCTACAGCGCTGCTTTGCTCGCGCCCGTCGACGAACCGCTGGCTGACATCGTCGAATCGCGTCGGCCGCTGCATCTGGAGCTATTCTACTATCGCGAAATAGACCGCAGTGACGTCATCAAGGCGGCATGGGTAGCACTGGAACGCCAATATGATCAGGCCCAGCTGGACAGCTTGCGGCCTGGCATCGACCAACTGCATGCAACCTTTACCGATATCCAGCCGCAGGACCGCTACAGCCTCACACTCGACCGCAATCAGGCGCTGAGCCTGAAATATAACGGTAAAGAGATATTTCAATCTGACGACGCCGAGCTGGCACGTGCCTATGTGGGTATCTGGTTGAGAGAAGACGGCTTGTCAGACAAATTGCGCAAGCGCCTGCTCGCCGAGCGCTAA
- a CDS encoding glyceraldehyde-3-phosphate dehydrogenase, which translates to MTQDQYEQCLENWTDRESTAEAMIPLIGRLYREHNVVTSIYGRGLVNRSVISILKSHRFARQIDDTELSVHDTFPLINALLELNLGPASIDLARLVDKFRKSDGDDLDAFLREELASVIGHKGERRQGRDVVLYGFGRIGRLLARIMVEKAGAGDGLRLRAIVVRKGATNDLSKRASLLRRDSVHGSFQGTIKIDEENNTLTANGTVIQVIYASDPSSVDYTQYGIKDALIVDNTGVWRDAEGLSQHLKCPGASQVVLTAPGKGDIKNIVHGINHAAITPEDKIVSAASCTTNAIVPVLKAINDKFGIANGHVETVHSYTNDQNLIDNFHKGNRRGRSAALNMVITETGAAKAVAKALPELEGKLSGNAIRVPTPNVSMAILNLNLNTATNRDEVNEYLRYMALHSDLHKQIDFTNSLEVVSTDFVGSRHAGVVDAEATICNDSRLILYVWYDNEFGYSCQVVRILEDMAHVNPPAFPEF; encoded by the coding sequence GTGACCCAAGACCAATATGAGCAATGTCTGGAAAACTGGACGGATCGTGAATCAACCGCCGAGGCGATGATTCCGCTGATCGGGCGTCTGTACCGTGAGCATAACGTCGTGACCTCCATTTATGGTCGGGGTCTGGTCAATCGTTCGGTCATCAGCATTTTGAAGTCGCACCGTTTCGCGCGGCAGATTGATGACACCGAATTGTCTGTACATGACACTTTCCCGCTGATCAACGCGTTGCTTGAACTGAACCTGGGGCCGGCCTCTATTGATCTGGCCCGTCTGGTCGACAAGTTCCGCAAGTCTGACGGCGATGATCTGGATGCGTTCCTGCGCGAAGAACTGGCCAGTGTAATTGGCCACAAGGGCGAGCGCCGCCAGGGCCGCGATGTGGTGCTCTACGGTTTCGGTCGGATTGGCCGCTTGCTGGCCCGCATCATGGTCGAGAAAGCCGGTGCCGGTGACGGCCTGCGACTGCGCGCCATCGTGGTACGCAAGGGTGCGACCAACGATCTGTCCAAGCGTGCCAGCCTGCTGCGTCGCGATTCGGTGCATGGCTCCTTCCAGGGCACCATCAAGATCGACGAAGAAAACAACACCCTGACCGCCAATGGCACCGTCATCCAGGTGATTTACGCCAGCGACCCCTCCAGCGTCGACTACACCCAATACGGTATCAAGGACGCATTGATCGTCGACAACACCGGTGTATGGCGTGACGCTGAAGGTCTGTCCCAGCACCTGAAGTGCCCTGGTGCTTCCCAGGTGGTGCTGACCGCGCCAGGCAAGGGCGATATCAAGAATATCGTGCATGGCATCAATCACGCAGCGATCACGCCTGAAGACAAGATCGTCTCGGCTGCCTCCTGTACCACCAACGCCATCGTGCCGGTGCTCAAGGCGATCAATGACAAGTTCGGGATTGCCAACGGTCACGTCGAGACTGTTCACTCCTACACCAACGACCAGAACCTGATCGATAACTTCCACAAGGGTAATCGCCGGGGTCGTAGTGCCGCCCTGAACATGGTGATCACCGAAACAGGCGCGGCCAAGGCAGTGGCCAAGGCGTTGCCGGAGCTGGAAGGCAAGCTCAGTGGTAACGCGATTCGTGTACCCACGCCAAACGTGTCCATGGCGATCCTGAACCTGAATCTGAATACCGCCACCAACCGTGATGAAGTCAATGAGTACCTGCGTTATATGGCGCTGCACTCGGATCTGCACAAGCAGATCGACTTCACCAACTCGCTGGAAGTGGTTTCCACTGACTTTGTCGGCTCGCGTCACGCCGGTGTGGTCGATGCGGAAGCAACCATCTGTAACGATAGTCGTCTGATCCTCTATGTGTGGTACGACAACGAGTTCGGTTACAGCTGCCAGGTGGTGCGTATCCTCGAAGATATGGCCCACGTCAATCCTCCGGCTTTCCCGGAATTTTGA